Proteins encoded in a region of the Triticum dicoccoides isolate Atlit2015 ecotype Zavitan chromosome 3A, WEW_v2.0, whole genome shotgun sequence genome:
- the LOC119268822 gene encoding transcription factor-like protein DPB — MAPPRGGAAAAAPAALDLTGVHILEASSVPPLPERGGNAVQRKGAVDPDKDRKKEKAAAPRITGWGLREYSKIVCEKVEAKGRTTYNEVADEIYSELKSMAHIGQGFDEKNIRRRVYDAFNVLIALRVIAKEKKEIRWMGLSNYRYEKIKKLEEVRKELVNKIRNKKALLQEIEKQFDDLQNIKLRNQTLESSAQNVNGIRLPFVLVKTSRKARVEIEISDDSKFAHFEFNGAPFTLHDDLSILEGVRRNSIGRAGRATLH, encoded by the exons ATGGCGCCTCCCCGCGGCGGAGCTGCTGCGGCCGCTCCCGCCGCACTGGACCTGACCGGCGTGCACATTCTCGAAGCTTCCAGTGTCCCCCCGCTTCCCGAACG CGGCGGTAATGCGGTCCAAAGGAAGGGGGCTGTTGACCCGGATAAAGAtaggaagaaggagaaggctgcggcACCGAGGATCACCGGTTGGGGGCTCCGCGAGTACAGCAAAATAG TTtgtgagaaagttgaagccaaaggaAGAACAACATACAATGAG GTTGCAGACGAAATTTATTCAGAGCTGAAGTCCATGGCACATATTGGTCAAGGG TTTGATGAGAAGAATATTAGGCGGAGAGTGTATGATGCTTTCAACGTTCTCATTGCACTTCGTGTTattgcaaaagaaaaaaaggagatacGGTGGATGGGCCTTTCAAATTACAGATATGAAAAAATAAAGAAGCTTGAG GAAGTTCGTAAAGAACTCGTCAACAAGATTAGGAACAAGAAGGCACTCCTCCAGGAAATCGAAAAACAG TTTGATGATCTCCAAAACATCAAGTTACGTAACCAAACACTGGAAAGCTCAGCACAGAATGTTAATGGCATCCGCCTTCCATTCGTATTGGTCAAG ACATCTAGGAAAGCAAGGGTGGAAATTGAGATTTCAGATGACTCAAAGTTTGCCCATTTCGAGTTCAATGG TGCACCATTCACATTGCATGATGATCTCTCAATCCTTGAGGGGGTAAGGCGTAACAGCATAGGAAGAGCTGGCCGCGCCACCCTTCACTAG